A region from the Mycolicibacterium litorale genome encodes:
- a CDS encoding histidine phosphatase family protein: MSAEKTSPVKTVVHVMRHGEVHNPDGILYGRLPDYHLSDRGRAQAEAVAAWLAARDIVYVVASPLERAQETAGPIAAAHGLSIDTDDELIESLNVFQGKRVSPGDGALRNPVNWRHLRNPRTPSWGEPYREIAERMTAALHRAREKAAGHEAVCVSHQLPVETLRRAMTGQPLHHFPTRRLCNLASVTSFYFHGDAYVGWGYAELSGQ; this comes from the coding sequence ATGAGCGCCGAGAAGACGAGCCCCGTGAAGACCGTCGTGCACGTGATGCGCCACGGCGAGGTGCACAACCCCGACGGCATCCTCTACGGCCGGCTGCCCGACTACCACCTGTCCGACCGCGGCCGCGCCCAGGCCGAGGCGGTCGCCGCCTGGCTGGCCGCCCGCGACATCGTCTACGTGGTGGCGTCCCCGCTGGAGCGGGCCCAGGAGACGGCGGGTCCGATCGCGGCGGCCCACGGGCTGTCCATCGACACCGACGACGAGCTGATCGAATCGCTCAACGTGTTCCAGGGCAAACGGGTCTCACCGGGGGACGGGGCGCTGCGCAACCCGGTCAACTGGCGGCATCTGCGCAATCCGCGCACCCCGTCGTGGGGTGAGCCGTACCGCGAAATCGCCGAGCGGATGACGGCGGCGCTGCACCGGGCGCGTGAGAAGGCGGCCGGCCACGAGGCGGTGTGCGTCAGCCACCAGCTGCCGGTGGAGACGCTGCGCCGCGCGATGACCGGTCAGCCGCTGCACCACTTCCCGACCCGGCGGCTGTGCAACCTCGCCTCGGTCACCTCGTTCTATTTCCACGGCGACGCCTACGTCGGCTGGGGATACGCGGAGCTGTCCGGACAGTGA
- a CDS encoding glutamyl-tRNA reductase, which produces MSVLLFGVSHRSAPVSVLEQLSTDESDQAKIVDQVLQSSLVTEAMVLSTCNRVEVYAVVDAFHGGLSVIGQVLAEHCGMSLNDLTKYAYVRYAEAAVEHLFAVASGLDSAVIGEQQVLGQVRRAYASAEANHTVGRTLHELSQRALSVGKRVHSETGIDAAGASVVSVALDIAEAKLGSLAGRTAVVLGAGSMGALSAKHLVRAGVDRVHVVNRSLPRARRLAQSLLDQGVTADAHTLDDIAHAIADADVVITSTGAVRPVVSLADAHRGLTGRPEHRQLVICDLGMPRDVDPAIAGLPGVYVVDMERIQREPSARAAASDADAARSIVAAEVANYLAGQRMAEVTPTVTALRQRAADVVEAELLRLDNRLPGLDAAHRDEVAKTVRRVVDKLLHAPTVRVKQLASAPGGDSYAEALRELFELDQQAVDAVAAGELPLMSLDLDKSE; this is translated from the coding sequence ATGAGCGTGCTGCTGTTCGGGGTTTCGCACCGCAGTGCCCCGGTGTCGGTGCTCGAGCAGTTGAGCACCGACGAGTCCGACCAGGCCAAGATCGTCGATCAGGTGCTGCAGTCGTCGCTGGTCACCGAGGCGATGGTGCTGTCGACCTGCAACCGCGTCGAGGTCTACGCGGTCGTCGACGCGTTCCACGGCGGCCTGTCCGTGATCGGGCAGGTGCTCGCCGAACACTGCGGCATGTCGCTCAACGATCTGACGAAGTACGCCTACGTGCGCTACGCCGAAGCCGCCGTCGAGCATCTGTTCGCCGTGGCCAGCGGATTGGACTCCGCGGTCATCGGTGAGCAGCAGGTGCTCGGCCAGGTCCGCCGGGCGTACGCGTCCGCCGAGGCCAACCACACCGTCGGCCGCACCCTGCACGAACTGTCGCAGCGCGCGCTGTCGGTGGGCAAACGCGTGCACTCCGAGACGGGCATCGACGCGGCCGGCGCCTCCGTGGTGTCGGTGGCCCTCGACATCGCCGAGGCCAAGCTCGGCTCGCTGGCCGGCCGCACCGCGGTCGTCCTCGGCGCCGGCTCGATGGGCGCCCTGTCGGCCAAGCACCTGGTCCGCGCCGGCGTCGACCGGGTGCACGTGGTGAACCGGTCGCTGCCGCGGGCCCGCCGGTTGGCGCAGAGCCTGCTCGACCAGGGGGTCACCGCCGACGCGCACACCCTCGACGACATCGCCCATGCGATCGCCGACGCCGACGTGGTGATCACCTCGACCGGCGCGGTGCGCCCGGTGGTGTCGCTGGCCGACGCCCACCGCGGTCTGACCGGCCGGCCCGAGCACCGCCAGCTCGTCATCTGCGACCTCGGGATGCCCCGCGACGTCGATCCGGCCATCGCCGGGCTGCCCGGCGTGTACGTCGTCGACATGGAGCGCATCCAGCGTGAGCCGTCGGCGCGCGCCGCGGCCTCCGACGCCGACGCCGCCCGCTCGATCGTGGCCGCCGAGGTCGCCAACTACCTCGCCGGACAGCGGATGGCGGAAGTCACCCCGACCGTCACCGCGTTGCGGCAGCGCGCCGCCGACGTGGTCGAGGCGGAGTTGCTGCGCCTGGACAACCGGTTGCCAGGGCTTGACGCCGCGCACCGCGACGAGGTTGCCAAGACGGTCCGCCGGGTGGTCGACAAACTGCTGCACGCACCGACGGTGCGCGTCAAACAGTTGGCCAGTGCGCCGGGCGGCGACAGCTACGCCGAAGCGCTGCGTGAGCTCTTCGAACTCGACCAGCAGGCGGTGGACGCGGTCGCCGCCGGTGAATTGCCGCTGATGTCACTCGATCTCGACAAGTCCGAGTAA
- a CDS encoding oxygenase MpaB family protein, translating into MTELAQNNTEVDALPLGPQSLVWRYFGDNRMYLIGPRPAVLQNMLAELGQGVLDHSVFFSDTAARVKRSLPPIFMTVYGSDDDNAGLNVRDFHHDIKGEITHPDGRVSRYHALDPETYFWAHATFVEQVLYFADTFVKKLSQAEKEQIYLESKTWYRRYGVSDRPMPATYAEFERYWQHMLDDVVVAHQTAKYGVGYVTKGFPCPKGMNPAVWRVVSVAFNPLAAFLTTGGLPPQARQLLGLPWTERQERRYQRFAAFWRSRPVNWLWDRLPMSVRYNKYAQRGYAHAR; encoded by the coding sequence ATGACGGAGCTGGCGCAGAACAACACCGAGGTCGACGCGCTGCCGCTGGGGCCGCAGTCGCTGGTCTGGCGGTACTTCGGGGACAACCGGATGTATCTCATCGGTCCGCGGCCCGCGGTCCTGCAGAACATGCTCGCCGAGCTCGGGCAGGGCGTCCTGGACCACTCGGTGTTCTTCTCCGACACCGCCGCCCGGGTCAAACGGTCGCTGCCGCCGATCTTCATGACCGTCTACGGCTCCGACGACGACAACGCGGGCCTCAACGTCCGCGACTTCCACCACGACATCAAGGGTGAGATCACCCACCCTGACGGCCGGGTCTCGCGCTACCACGCGCTGGACCCGGAGACGTATTTCTGGGCCCATGCGACGTTCGTCGAGCAGGTGCTCTACTTCGCCGACACCTTCGTCAAGAAGCTGTCGCAGGCGGAGAAGGAGCAGATCTACCTGGAGTCCAAGACCTGGTACCGCCGCTACGGCGTGAGCGACCGCCCGATGCCCGCCACCTACGCGGAGTTCGAACGGTACTGGCAGCACATGCTCGACGACGTCGTGGTCGCGCATCAGACCGCGAAGTACGGCGTCGGCTACGTGACCAAGGGCTTCCCCTGCCCGAAGGGGATGAACCCGGCCGTGTGGCGGGTGGTGTCGGTGGCGTTCAATCCGCTCGCGGCGTTCCTGACCACCGGCGGGTTGCCGCCGCAGGCCCGTCAACTGCTGGGGCTGCCGTGGACCGAGCGCCAGGAGCGCCGGTATCAGCGCTTCGCGGCGTTCTGGCGGTCGCGGCCGGTGAACTGGCTGTGGGACCGGCTGCCGATGAGCGTGCGGTACAACAAGTACGCGCAGCGGGGCTATGCGCACGCTCGATAG
- the hemL gene encoding glutamate-1-semialdehyde 2,1-aminomutase, giving the protein MGADHTATEHSARLFADACAVIPGGVNSPVRAFSAVGGTPRFITSANGYWLTDADGNRYVDLVSSWGPMILGHAHPAVVEAVQRVAAGGLSFGAPTPSETELAAEIIDRVAPVERLRMVNSGTEATMSAIRLARGFTGRPKIVKFSGCYHGHSDALLADAGSGVATLGLPSSPGVTGAATADTVVLPYNNVAAVEEVFARFGDDIAAVITEASPGNMGAVPPAPGYNAALRRITADHGALLILDEVMTGFRVSRSGWYGIDPVDGDLFTFGKVMSGGLPAAAFGGRAEVMERLAPLGPVYQAGTLSGNPVAMAAGLATLRTADDAVYAALDKNADRLAGLLTDALTDAGVTHRVQRGGNMLSVFFSAEPVTDFATARASETWRFPPFFHALLDAGVYPPPSAFEAWFVSAALDDEAFDRIAAALPGAARAAAEATKPA; this is encoded by the coding sequence ATGGGTGCTGACCACACCGCGACCGAGCACTCGGCGCGGCTGTTCGCCGATGCGTGCGCTGTCATCCCCGGCGGGGTGAACTCCCCGGTCCGGGCGTTCAGCGCCGTCGGCGGAACCCCGCGCTTCATCACGTCCGCCAACGGCTACTGGCTGACCGACGCCGACGGCAACCGCTACGTCGACCTCGTCTCCTCGTGGGGTCCGATGATCCTCGGCCACGCCCACCCGGCCGTCGTCGAAGCGGTACAGCGCGTCGCGGCCGGTGGCCTGTCGTTCGGCGCCCCGACCCCGTCGGAGACCGAACTGGCCGCCGAGATCATCGACCGCGTGGCGCCCGTCGAACGCCTCCGCATGGTCAACTCCGGCACCGAGGCCACGATGAGCGCGATCCGGTTGGCCCGCGGCTTCACCGGCCGACCCAAGATCGTCAAGTTCTCCGGCTGCTACCACGGCCACAGCGACGCGCTGCTCGCCGACGCCGGCTCCGGTGTCGCCACCCTCGGCCTGCCGTCGTCGCCGGGCGTGACCGGTGCGGCCACCGCGGACACCGTCGTGCTGCCCTACAACAACGTGGCCGCGGTCGAAGAGGTGTTCGCCCGGTTCGGCGACGACATCGCGGCCGTCATCACCGAGGCCAGCCCGGGCAACATGGGCGCGGTCCCGCCCGCACCCGGCTACAACGCGGCGTTGCGCCGCATCACCGCCGACCACGGCGCGCTGCTGATCCTCGACGAGGTGATGACCGGGTTCCGGGTCAGCCGCTCCGGGTGGTACGGCATCGATCCGGTCGACGGCGACCTGTTCACCTTCGGCAAGGTCATGAGCGGCGGCCTGCCCGCCGCGGCGTTCGGCGGCCGCGCCGAGGTGATGGAGCGCCTCGCGCCGCTCGGCCCCGTGTACCAGGCCGGCACCCTGTCGGGGAATCCGGTCGCGATGGCCGCCGGCCTGGCGACGCTGCGCACCGCCGACGACGCCGTGTACGCCGCACTCGACAAGAACGCCGACCGGCTGGCCGGCCTGCTCACCGACGCGCTGACCGACGCCGGGGTCACCCACCGCGTGCAGCGCGGCGGCAACATGCTGTCGGTGTTCTTCTCGGCCGAACCGGTCACCGACTTCGCCACCGCCCGCGCCAGTGAGACGTGGCGGTTCCCGCCGTTCTTCCACGCCCTGCTCGACGCCGGCGTGTACCCGCCGCCCAGCGCGTTCGAGGCGTGGTTCGTCTCGGCGGCCCTCGACGACGAGGCGTTCGACCGCATCGCCGCCGCGCTGCCCGGCGCCGCCCGCGCCGCCGCGGAAGCGACGAAGCCCGCATGA
- a CDS encoding TetR/AcrR family transcriptional regulator: MRTLDSATEAILDAAVAEFERHGFRRVALDDVARRAGVSRTTIYRRFANRDELVAAVVERENVALFADIARELKDAGPQSNYYVEAFTLSILKFRGHRILNGMLAEDPAFVLALAHQHWAAAVERMAEALRVIFPAGFAERIGPRVVNELADVILRYAAMVLLLPSMQPLDTADELRAFATQHFLPSLPAALRAVPA; the protein is encoded by the coding sequence ATGCGCACGCTCGATAGCGCCACCGAGGCGATCCTGGACGCCGCCGTGGCCGAATTCGAGCGCCACGGTTTCCGCCGCGTCGCCCTCGACGACGTCGCGCGGCGGGCGGGGGTCAGCCGCACCACGATCTACCGGCGCTTCGCCAACCGCGACGAGCTGGTGGCCGCGGTGGTCGAGCGGGAGAACGTCGCGCTGTTCGCCGACATCGCCCGTGAACTCAAAGACGCCGGGCCGCAGTCGAACTACTACGTCGAGGCGTTCACGCTGTCGATCCTGAAGTTCCGCGGGCACCGGATCCTCAACGGCATGCTCGCCGAGGATCCCGCATTCGTGCTGGCGCTGGCCCACCAGCACTGGGCGGCGGCCGTCGAGCGGATGGCCGAGGCGTTGCGCGTCATCTTCCCGGCCGGCTTCGCCGAGCGGATCGGTCCGCGCGTGGTCAATGAACTCGCCGACGTCATCCTGCGCTACGCCGCGATGGTGCTGTTGCTGCCGAGCATGCAGCCGCTCGACACCGCCGACGAACTCCGGGCGTTCGCCACCCAACATTTCCTGCCGAGCCTGCCCGCCGCGCTGAGAGCTGTGCCGGCGTAA
- a CDS encoding DUF3093 domain-containing protein, producing the protein MTAPSTERLFYEPGASWAWLLAGPAAGGAMLAIQMSAGYGLQPLVPVLFLVLVSGFLAIQVKAARIHTSVELTRDTLRQGAEITKLADIVAVYPPATGAEVPKWQSARALGELTGVPRGRTGIGLKLSNNRTAQAWARRHAALREELTRLVEERTP; encoded by the coding sequence ATGACCGCACCGTCGACCGAGCGGCTGTTCTACGAACCCGGCGCGAGCTGGGCGTGGCTGCTCGCCGGACCCGCGGCGGGCGGGGCGATGCTGGCGATCCAGATGTCGGCCGGCTACGGGTTGCAGCCGCTGGTGCCGGTGCTGTTCCTGGTTCTGGTGTCGGGTTTTCTGGCCATCCAGGTCAAGGCCGCGCGCATCCACACCTCCGTCGAGCTGACCCGCGACACCCTGCGCCAGGGTGCCGAGATCACCAAGCTGGCCGACATCGTCGCGGTGTATCCGCCCGCCACGGGTGCCGAGGTGCCGAAGTGGCAGTCGGCGCGGGCGCTCGGCGAGCTGACCGGCGTGCCGCGCGGGCGCACCGGTATCGGGCTGAAGCTGTCGAACAACCGCACAGCGCAGGCGTGGGCGCGGCGGCATGCCGCCCTGCGGGAGGAGCTGACCAGGCTGGTCGAGGAACGGACACCGTGA
- a CDS encoding uroporphyrinogen-III synthase has protein sequence MTRQESGRGRKMKPGRITFVGSGPGDPGLLTTRAHSVLVNAALVFTDPDVPEAVLSLVGAHLPPPSGPEPAEPAQSADADDEQPVSTIPGGPDIRPALGDPAEVAKTLAGEAKHGVDVVRLVAGDPLSVDAVIAEVNALAKSHANFEIVPGLPDTTAVPTYAGLPLGSTHTVADVRGDVDWAAIAAAPGPLILHATASHLPDAARTLIEYGISESTPTVVTANGTTCQQRSVESTLSGLIDKNVLAGPEQTGAPAGPLAGPLVVTVGKTVANRAKLNWWESRALYGWTVLVPRTKDQAGEMSDKLVGHGALPIEVPTIAVEPPRSPAQMERAVKGLVDGRFQWVVFTSTNAVRAVWEKFNEFGLDARAFSGVKIACVGQATAEKVRAFGINPELVPTGEQSSLGLLDEFPPYDDIFDPVNRVLLPRADIATETLAEGLRERGWEIEDVTAYRTVRAAPPPASTREMIKTGGFDAVCFTSSSTVRNLVGIAGKPHARTIVACIGPKTAETAAEFGLRVDVQPEVAAVGPLVEALAEHAARLRAEGALPPPRKKSRRR, from the coding sequence ATGACTCGGCAGGAGAGCGGGCGCGGGCGCAAGATGAAGCCCGGCCGCATCACCTTCGTGGGTTCGGGCCCCGGTGACCCCGGCCTGCTGACCACACGGGCCCACAGTGTGCTCGTCAACGCCGCGCTGGTGTTCACCGACCCGGACGTTCCCGAGGCCGTGCTGTCGCTGGTGGGCGCGCACCTGCCGCCGCCGTCGGGCCCCGAGCCGGCGGAGCCGGCCCAGTCGGCCGACGCCGACGACGAGCAGCCGGTGTCGACGATCCCGGGCGGCCCCGACATCCGGCCCGCACTGGGCGACCCGGCCGAGGTGGCCAAGACCCTGGCCGGCGAGGCCAAGCACGGCGTGGACGTGGTGCGGCTGGTGGCGGGCGACCCGCTGTCGGTCGACGCGGTCATCGCCGAGGTGAACGCGCTGGCGAAGAGCCACGCCAACTTCGAGATCGTGCCGGGCCTGCCCGACACGACCGCGGTGCCGACGTACGCCGGCCTGCCGCTCGGTTCCACCCACACCGTCGCCGACGTGCGCGGCGACGTGGACTGGGCCGCGATCGCCGCGGCACCGGGACCGCTGATCCTGCACGCGACCGCATCGCATCTGCCGGACGCGGCGCGCACGCTGATCGAGTACGGCATCTCCGAGTCCACCCCGACCGTCGTCACCGCCAACGGCACCACCTGCCAGCAGCGCTCGGTGGAGTCGACGCTGTCCGGGCTGATCGACAAGAACGTACTGGCCGGTCCGGAGCAGACCGGGGCGCCCGCGGGTCCGCTGGCCGGACCGCTGGTGGTGACCGTCGGCAAAACCGTCGCCAACCGAGCGAAGCTGAACTGGTGGGAGAGCCGGGCGCTGTACGGCTGGACCGTGCTGGTGCCGCGCACCAAGGACCAGGCCGGTGAGATGAGCGACAAACTCGTCGGCCACGGCGCCCTGCCGATCGAGGTGCCGACCATCGCCGTCGAACCGCCGCGCAGCCCCGCGCAGATGGAACGAGCGGTCAAGGGCCTGGTCGACGGCCGGTTCCAGTGGGTGGTGTTCACCTCCACCAACGCGGTGCGCGCGGTGTGGGAGAAGTTCAACGAGTTCGGTCTCGATGCCCGCGCGTTCTCCGGGGTCAAGATCGCCTGCGTCGGTCAGGCGACGGCCGAGAAGGTGCGCGCGTTCGGCATCAACCCCGAACTGGTCCCGACGGGTGAGCAGTCCTCGCTGGGACTGCTCGACGAGTTCCCGCCGTACGACGACATCTTCGATCCGGTGAACCGGGTGCTGCTGCCGCGTGCCGACATCGCCACCGAGACGCTGGCCGAGGGCCTGCGCGAGCGCGGGTGGGAGATCGAGGACGTCACCGCCTACCGGACCGTGCGGGCCGCGCCGCCGCCGGCGTCGACGCGCGAGATGATCAAAACCGGTGGCTTCGACGCGGTCTGCTTCACCTCCAGCTCCACGGTGCGCAACCTGGTCGGCATCGCCGGTAAGCCGCACGCCCGCACGATCGTCGCCTGCATCGGCCCGAAGACCGCCGAGACCGCCGCGGAGTTCGGCCTGCGCGTCGACGTGCAGCCCGAGGTGGCCGCCGTCGGTCCGCTGGTGGAGGCGCTCGCCGAGCACGCCGCTCGGCTGCGGGCCGAGGGTGCGCTGCCGCCGCCGCGCAAGAAGAGCCGCCGCCGCTGA
- a CDS encoding pyridoxamine 5'-phosphate oxidase family protein, with translation MAHAIVWASAATVDVNCRPRTRVLHPIWEWDGTDLFGWIATVPSPVKRAHLAAHPEMSLNYWAPSQDTCSADCLVEWYTDDDTRAAVWHRFANGPAPVGYDPYVIPQWSDGPTSDQFAVLRLTPYRLRVMPGTVMTQGGGEVLTWQGRLP, from the coding sequence ATGGCGCACGCGATCGTGTGGGCCTCGGCCGCCACCGTCGACGTGAACTGCCGCCCCCGCACGCGGGTGCTGCACCCGATCTGGGAATGGGACGGCACCGATCTGTTCGGCTGGATCGCCACCGTGCCGTCGCCCGTCAAACGCGCACACCTGGCCGCCCACCCGGAGATGTCGCTGAACTACTGGGCGCCCAGCCAGGACACGTGCAGCGCGGACTGCCTCGTCGAGTGGTACACCGACGACGACACCCGCGCCGCCGTGTGGCACAGGTTCGCCAACGGGCCCGCCCCGGTCGGCTACGACCCCTACGTCATCCCGCAGTGGAGCGACGGTCCCACCTCCGACCAGTTCGCCGTCCTGCGCCTCACGCCGTACCGGCTGCGCGTCATGCCGGGCACCGTGATGACCCAGGGTGGCGGCGAGGTGTTGACCTGGCAAGGGCGTCTGCCCTGA
- the hemC gene encoding hydroxymethylbilane synthase codes for MSNADAPIRIGTRASLLARTQAGTVRDALIANGHPAELVMISTEGDRNQGPIADIGVGVFTAALREAIADGRVDVAVHSYKDLPTAADPRFTIAAIPPREDPRDALVARDGLVLGELPAGSVIGTSSPRRAAQLRALGLGLEIRPLRGNLDTRLSRVGNGELDGIVIARAGLARIGRLGDVTETLEPVQMLPAPAQGALAVECRAGDTALVALLAELDDADTRAAVTAERVLLAQLEAGCAAPVGAIAEVVESIDEDGRVFEEVSLRGCVAALDGSDVIRASGIGTPGRAADLGVSVAAELFELGARELIADHH; via the coding sequence TTGAGCAACGCCGACGCGCCCATCCGGATCGGTACCCGGGCCAGCCTCCTCGCGAGGACCCAGGCCGGCACCGTCCGGGACGCCCTGATCGCCAACGGGCACCCCGCCGAACTGGTGATGATCTCCACCGAGGGTGACCGCAACCAGGGGCCGATCGCCGACATCGGCGTCGGGGTGTTCACCGCCGCTTTGCGGGAGGCCATCGCCGACGGCCGGGTCGACGTGGCCGTGCACTCGTACAAGGATTTGCCGACGGCCGCCGATCCGCGTTTCACGATCGCCGCGATCCCGCCCCGCGAGGACCCCAGGGACGCCCTGGTGGCCCGCGACGGCCTGGTGCTGGGGGAGTTGCCCGCCGGCTCGGTCATCGGCACGTCGAGCCCGCGACGGGCCGCACAGCTTAGAGCACTGGGTCTCGGTTTGGAAATCCGCCCCCTAAGAGGCAACCTAGATACCAGGTTGAGCAGGGTCGGAAACGGTGAACTCGACGGCATCGTGATCGCCCGGGCGGGTCTTGCCCGCATCGGACGGCTCGGCGATGTCACCGAGACCCTCGAACCGGTGCAGATGTTGCCAGCGCCGGCTCAGGGCGCCCTCGCGGTCGAGTGCCGCGCAGGCGATACCGCACTGGTCGCGCTGTTGGCGGAGTTGGACGACGCCGACACGCGCGCGGCGGTCACCGCGGAACGGGTCCTGCTCGCCCAACTGGAGGCGGGTTGTGCCGCACCGGTGGGCGCGATCGCCGAGGTGGTCGAGTCTATCGATGAGGACGGCCGCGTCTTCGAAGAGGTGTCGCTTCGCGGCTGCGTGGCGGCACTGGACGGATCCGACGTGATCCGTGCGTCTGGCATCGGAACTCCGGGTCGGGCCGCAGACCTCGGGGTCTCGGTCGCCGCGGAATTGTTCGAACTGGGGGCGCGCGAGCTCATTGCGGATCACCACTGA
- the hemB gene encoding porphobilinogen synthase: MRQRPRRLRSTPAMRRLVAETSLEPRHLVLPMFVADGIDEPRPISSMPGVVQHTRDSLRRAAADAVAAGVGGLMLFGVPRDEDKDPRGSVGIDADGILNVALRDLAKDLGDDTVIMADTCLDEFTDHGHCGVLDDRGRVDNDATNQQYVKMAVAQAQSGAHVVAPSGMMDGQVAAIRDGLDGAGHTDVAILAYAAKFASAFYGPFREAVGSSLQGDRRTYQQDSGNAREALREIELDLAEGADMVMVKPAMSYLDVVRACAEISPVPVAAYQISGEYAMISAAAANGWIDLQASALEALVGIRRAGADIVLTYWAADVAGWLG; encoded by the coding sequence ATGCGTCAGCGTCCACGTCGGTTGCGTTCGACCCCGGCCATGCGCCGGCTGGTTGCTGAAACCTCTTTGGAGCCAAGGCATCTCGTGTTGCCGATGTTCGTCGCCGACGGGATCGACGAGCCGCGGCCGATATCTTCCATGCCCGGCGTGGTGCAGCACACCCGCGACTCGCTGCGCCGCGCGGCCGCCGACGCGGTGGCCGCAGGCGTCGGCGGGCTGATGCTGTTCGGGGTGCCCCGCGACGAGGACAAGGACCCGCGCGGTTCGGTCGGCATCGACGCCGACGGCATCCTCAACGTCGCGCTGCGCGATCTGGCCAAGGACCTCGGCGACGACACCGTGATCATGGCCGACACCTGCCTCGACGAGTTCACCGACCACGGGCACTGCGGCGTGCTGGACGACCGCGGCCGGGTCGACAACGACGCCACGAACCAGCAGTACGTGAAAATGGCGGTGGCACAGGCGCAGTCGGGCGCCCACGTGGTGGCGCCGAGCGGGATGATGGACGGTCAGGTGGCCGCCATCCGCGACGGGCTCGACGGTGCCGGGCACACCGACGTGGCGATCCTGGCGTACGCCGCCAAGTTCGCGTCGGCGTTCTACGGGCCGTTCCGCGAGGCCGTCGGCTCGAGCCTGCAGGGCGACCGCAGGACCTACCAGCAGGACAGCGGCAACGCCCGCGAGGCGCTGCGGGAGATCGAACTCGACCTCGCCGAGGGCGCCGACATGGTGATGGTGAAACCGGCCATGTCCTACCTCGACGTGGTGCGCGCCTGCGCCGAGATCTCGCCGGTGCCGGTGGCCGCGTATCAGATCTCGGGTGAGTACGCGATGATCAGCGCCGCCGCCGCCAACGGCTGGATCGATCTGCAGGCCTCCGCGCTGGAAGCGCTGGTCGGCATCCGGCGTGCGGGCGCCGACATCGTGCTCACCTACTGGGCGGCCGACGTGGCCGGCTGGCTGGGATGA
- a CDS encoding APH(3'') family aminoglycoside O-phosphotransferase has translation MADWSPVTTGESGARVFCSADGTRYRKVVDGADAAALADERDRIEWAGAHGIPGPSVLDWRRTRDGAELIMTAVAGTPADRLSARALAAAWPHIVAAVRALHDVPAALCPYRRDLDAMLARARDVVSRDAVNPDFLPDEDRGVPPTWLLERVERDAGRRGAQERAEAVVCHGDLCLPNIVVDGAQVAGFVDLGRLGLADPHADLSLLLESTRQAFPAFAAAARTVADRDYPRRIDDERLQFYLWLDPLTW, from the coding sequence GTGGCTGACTGGTCGCCGGTCACCACCGGCGAATCCGGCGCACGGGTGTTCTGCAGCGCGGACGGAACCCGTTACCGCAAGGTCGTCGACGGCGCCGACGCCGCCGCACTGGCCGACGAACGCGACCGCATCGAGTGGGCGGGCGCCCACGGGATTCCCGGGCCGAGCGTCCTGGACTGGCGGCGCACCCGCGACGGCGCCGAGCTGATCATGACGGCAGTCGCCGGCACACCCGCCGACCGGCTGAGCGCCCGCGCCCTGGCCGCCGCCTGGCCGCACATCGTCGCCGCCGTCCGCGCACTCCACGACGTCCCGGCCGCGCTGTGCCCGTACCGGCGCGATCTGGACGCCATGCTGGCGCGGGCCCGCGACGTCGTCTCGCGCGACGCAGTCAACCCGGACTTCCTGCCCGACGAGGACCGGGGCGTGCCGCCGACGTGGTTGCTGGAGCGGGTCGAACGCGACGCCGGGCGCCGGGGTGCGCAGGAGCGGGCCGAGGCAGTGGTCTGCCACGGCGACCTGTGCCTGCCGAACATCGTCGTCGACGGTGCTCAGGTGGCCGGTTTCGTCGACCTCGGGCGACTCGGGCTCGCCGATCCGCACGCCGACCTGTCCCTGCTGCTGGAGAGCACGCGGCAGGCCTTCCCGGCGTTCGCGGCGGCGGCGCGCACGGTGGCCGACCGCGACTATCCGCGACGCATCGACGACGAACGGCTGCAGTTCTACCTCTGGCTCGATCCGCTGACGTGGTGA